In Meriones unguiculatus strain TT.TT164.6M chromosome 17, Bangor_MerUng_6.1, whole genome shotgun sequence, a single window of DNA contains:
- the LOC110558432 gene encoding immunoglobulin omega chain-like, with the protein MAWNSVLLMLLVHITGCGSQPMLHQPPSVSSSLGATVRLTCTLSRNLNIRVYSIYWYQQRPGHPPRFLLRYFSHSDKHQGPKVPPRFSGSKDMARNLGYLSISELQPEDEAVYYCAVGLRSQEKEKGMERLWRGEK; encoded by the exons ATGGCCTGGAATTCTGTCTTACTCATGCTGCTGGTCCACATCACAG GTTGTGGCTCTCAGCCAATGCTGCATCAGCCACCATCAGTCTCTTCCTCCCTTGGAGCCACCGTCCGTCTCACCTGTACCCTGAGCAGAAACCTTAACATCCGTGTTTACAGCATTTACTGGTACCAGCAGAGGCCAGGCCACCCTCCCAGGTTCCTGCTGAGATACTTCTCACACTCAGACAAGCACCAGGGTCCCAAGGTGCCCCCTCGCTTCTCTGGATCCAAAGACATGGCCAGGAACCTGGGGTATCTGAGCATCTCTGAACTGCAGCCTGAGGACGAGGCTGTGTATTACTGCGCTGTGGGGCTCCGGAgccaggaaaaggagaaaggaatggAAAGACTGTGGAGAGGAGAAAAGTAG